Genomic DNA from Coregonus clupeaformis isolate EN_2021a chromosome 26, ASM2061545v1, whole genome shotgun sequence:
ATGGATTACAGTAgttgtactgtaaaataaattatAGTAATTACTGGCCAATTTctgccagtaagttactgtaCATTGTACAGGAAATGTTTTACAGTATGGAAAAAATACATCACAACTGTAATTTATATGATCTTGATGATTTCTGAATTGTGATTTTGAGAATTATTTAAATTAAGAGGAGGGAAGGTCTTGTTTAGGTCATTGTCAGGACAAACCAATTTATTGACTTAAACATTAacttctttgttttgttttaattcATGTTCGagttaatttaattaatttaattgaTGTTGCAATGTTCATCAACAGCTACCTTTGTAGAGAAATAAACAAAACTGAACTAAACATTGAATTGCTTTGCTTGCTTGGATTTTATGCAGTGAGTTATGAGCATCATTCTGCAGGTTTCTGAGTTACCTGTAAGGAACACATGACTCAGGACTAAGAATGCTTCTCTGTAAAGGCAGTGGAAATCAGGGCCATTGAACAACCATTCTGCTTTCAACCAGCTAGGTCAAATAAACTTTTCACTGAGATCACTAGATAATTCAGCACAATTCCAGCTGCAGTACCTTTTGTAATTTCTCTTATgtagtgttttttttcttctcagctGCAGGTGTTGACTAAAAGCCTCAGTTCAGGGGAATGGCATGGCATACAACACTTTCAAGTGATCTTCATATTCAGCTGAATAAAGAAAGGATCAAGGATGTGTGCACTGTTTAACCTGGTGCAAAAAGCTAGTACTTAGTTTAGCTTGTATTTATTATGTAACTACTGACTTCATAATACCTATAAATAGACCCTATGAATAGAGGTGATGCTGTCACACTCACAGTGAGTGACACACTGATAGTAATAATAGTGTTACTATTTAGAAAGCAACACTAGCAGGGCTGGCTGTTAACCAGAAACCCCCTGATGTCATGCCGGCCTGAAATATGGCTGTTCAATTATACATTTATGTAAATTAGCTTTAACAGCCTTTCCAATAACCATCGTTTTGTTTTCTTAGGGCAAGTCACCATAGCTGTCTTCGCATGAGAGACATGggtgctaaatgacgtaaataaaaatgtaaatgtgtgagcCCATAGTTCCAGTCATCAGATCAACACTGCGCAGTAGGATGCTATGCTGATTTGACTTGGAGTGAGTGAGAATAGAGGAAAGTTGCAGGTCTGTCCTGCTAGCCCTCTGTGGAATGGAATGCAGGGGTGTATGAATAAGGGAGTTACTACCTTCTCCTGAGGTAGCCATCTAGTGGTTTTACAGGAGTTGAAGAACTAACCATAAACTATAAAGGTCCAAAAGAACTGCAAGTCAGGAATGGGGCGTCAGTCAGGTGGGTGACTGGACTGGAGGTTAGGAGAAGGCCAGTACACTGCAACCTCACTCCTCTGAACTTTAGAATTTCCACAAGAGTCATGGAAAATAGCTGGGCTGGGGGTACCACCAATGAAACTCAACAACATATCACACTGATGACAGGAATTTAGCAGGAAGGAGCAAGCATGGAcaatgaacagaacagaacactgcTATCATATTCTGATTAACTCTGAATGCACTGTTTATGTAGGTTTTCACTATGGCTCTGTAGGCCTAATCGCAATGCCAACAGAACGGAAACATTTCATGAAGACACTGAtctgtagggctgggaattggcAGTGATCTCACGATATGATTTTATCACAATAGTTAGGTGCCTATACGATACGTattacgattctatatgtatgACAATtcatcacaattctatatgtattgcgattcgatactgcgatgttattgcgattcgatgttacAAAAATATTGCTCCCTATATGCCTGCTACAGAGGGACAAgcgagagccatgagaaaacaagttttgatcagtcatggaaataaaaatgTCTCACCATTTCAAATACCAGAGTTTTGGAGCAGGTACAGTCGTctagcgctagctaacgttaactaccaAGCGAAACATTTATAAataatttttaaaatatattttaaaaaaataagagAATATCCACTTTGGAAAAAAAGGTAGATGGATAATTAATAACAGTATCTTGCAagattcaatagttggaattgtaagagttgttgccctgtctctttctctgcgaTTGTAATTCTtatggaatccagaaagaacaaaaccctgtcctcaaacatttacatcaaaaggtaCAAATCATCCACATCAAATTCTAATTATTTTTGGATCAAATAACATAGAAAACAACCACATTTTGTGCATTATTAATTTAACATCCTTACAAacaacttaatgtaaatgtacattactgtattgtacataggctggtcatctaggtgcctgtagactttccatcaccaggaagaaaaacaatgcattatttacagtaattgagtacattgagacatcaagtggtttgtgatgacgtgacgtgatgatgtggctcagttggtagagcatggcgcttgcaacgcaaaggttgtgggttcaattcccacatgggaccagtacaaaaatgtatgcactcactactgaaagttgctatggataagagcatctattaaaatgtaaaaggaatgaatggaccatttcagtttacacagaaataagttgcatttgcaaagtatttcaagaagcttgaaaatgtatcaagcaagtattatcagattaatTGTCTTGTACATACAATTATCAGACTCAACTCATAAATGCATTTAGTTTAAatgttttcacaaaagtagtgcactggccccttactagtcctgtattagtggacccccACCCCCCGTTGTCGAAAATAATCGCAGCACCCCCACCTCCAAACTACTTCCAGCAACTATGTATTGATCTGTTAAAATATGCATCTGTGAGGTAGGTATCAGGGGTCAGGTGAAATGTTTAGCACAAACATATCGTTAACCAGGTCGAGTACAGAAAGGAAATTGTAGGGTAGTGGGTAGTGCAAACAAATACTTCACATTTCCCAGGAGAGAGGGGTAAAATAATTTGATAGTGTTTCCAGAAATAACAGGGCAGGAGTGTGTGAAAATATGTCAAAACAGTCAACCCAATCATTAGTGGGTAGATACTAGACAAAGGCctacctgccacacacacacacactggtcaaagtagtgtattatacattgagtgtacaaaacattaggaatgtcTTCCTGATATTGAGGTGCACCCAcatttgccttcagaacagcctctatTCGTCTGGACATGGATGAATATGATTATACaaactttgcacaactcttaggacAACATTTATCCATTGTTTTTGGCATTaaaatgtgtgtaattgtccCGCAAAATTTTTTATTATACAGCAGagttaggttttcagaagactggGGGTTTTCCTCTAACTTCTTTCCTGGggtttgctcctttcatatttattttgatcctgaaaAAGTCCCCTGTCCCTGCCAGtgacaagcatacctataacatgatgctgccaccacactacttgaaaatacagagggtGTCACTCTCTGTTGTGTTGTATTGGACCCAAACCGGTTGTTTTCTATTCAGGCCATTTCTTTGCCATGTTGTCTTGAAGTATTACTAacggccttgttgcaaacagaatggatgATTTGGAGTGTATTTTTTAACACTGGCTactttcttttcactttgtcatacaggCCAGTAATGTAGAGTGAATGAAATGTTGTTGATCCTccgtattttcaagtattgtggtggcagcagcatgtaATGGGTGTGCTTGTTACACTCTTCAACAATTATGGgctaaaaacaacccaatttgggttatttggtaacccagcgctggttaaatagtggacagaacacacacTGGGTTATTTTGACACAACCAATTGGGCTGCTTGAATAACCCAATATGTTCGGttgtttggattacccaaacattggttaatttaaccatcagtcGTTTTTTTTACCAACTGTTGGATTAATGTAATCCATTGGTTATTTTCAGGAGTAGTTGCCTATTAGGGTCGTGGATTTCAGATAGTTGTTTTTGGGCATCCGTGAGCGTAAAATAAAATTAATGTTgatcatgttaagtttgtacactgcaCATTGCATATTCTAATATACATTTCACATTATTATTTACATATCCCAACATTGAGATACAATGGTCAGTGTTCAACCTTAAAATGTGCCAACAATACAACAGATTAGATTAACCTGAATTACATTTAGTCTCACGGGTGACCAAAAAGAACTATCTGGATGCCACCACTctagtcttctgatctgacccgctgggtcatatctcaataacccagtATCAATAACCCAGCAGTTCTTAAAGAAaataacccaactaagtgacccaatgcctgcaacccaCCATTTGGGTCATCCAAACAACCCAGCTTTTTGTTGTGTGTGTACCGGCAGGGACTgtggagtttgtcaggatcaaaataaatatgaatggaGCAAAACCCAAATAAAAATGTTGAGAAAACCCTGCCTCAGTCATCTGAATACCTAACCCTGAGATAGAGTTTTATTTATCAGCCGGACAATTACACAAATGTTTATGCccaagacacaccagaatggctttccaatagGTTTTGGGTGTTCCTGAatggtccagtctcagtcctgacttaaatcagcttgaaaatcagagacaaggtcTAAATATTACTGTCCATCAATGAGTCCCAACGAAACTTACAGATTTTTTTGTGCAAAGTCGGTAGAATCTTCTTCAAAATTATTCACAGCTGTAGtggctgctaaaggtgcttccaccaagtattaacccTGGGTGTGAAGGCATACGCAATAAAGATATCTTTTTTTTATGTTCTATAATTTTTCTTTCACTTGTAGGTTGTGGAGTTGAAAATccaattaaataaatgttttgataTAATTTTAAGaaagcaaaatgtgaagactgtgctaggggtgtgtagactttcactaggcccTGTAACATTACAGCCTTGACTTGGGGACAGAGAACATTAAAACAAAATACAGCAAAAATCTGAACAAATGGGAATGTTTACAGTCCAGTGATTGACCTGATACTAGATAAACGGGTTTGTCTATTAGTTGTGACAATTAAACAATTGACTCTCTCAAGTTATCCTCTGAAAAGTGTCCGATCATTGTAATAAAAGCATTGTTTTTTTACACACAAGCAATTTTTTTGTGCCAGGACAAGTATGTTTATAAATCACTCAAAAATAATCTAAATCATGTGTTTAAAGACATTTATTAACATTTAAAAATATAAGAAGGCAAAATTGGAAATAAAATGCTAAAATCACTTGACACAGGACAAATATCCACATGGACAGTATGTACCAGAGACCAAATCCAGTATTGGGTATTTGTCACAGAGAGACAAAACTTGTTTCCTTTAAAACTGTAAAATCCATTTGCAACATGAATTGAGTTGGCAAAATCAATGCAACACTTACATCAAAATAACATATACTGTATTATTGTCAATTCATACAGGAGAAATAAAAAGTGTTTAGACACATATACAGAGTCTAGATTCGACTGAAGTTCAGCATGTCATTGCAGTGACATACTGTAACAGCGAGAAGAAGCAAGTGTAGAAACAAATCATACAGGAACACGCAACTTCAAGCAAGCCTTCAAAGCCACACAGAATATAATATCTTGTGGACTGATCATAACATAAATAGTAGAATGTAAGATTTTCGGTTCTGGGTTGCCGAGATTACGCAGAATATGGAGACAAATAGCACACCATGTGGTGTGGGAACATTTTAATTGGTGCTGCAGCCTGTCTCTATAACGCTCAGTTGACCATCCAAATGACAGTTAAACATATTGTCTCTATTATTTGAATAGCTACAGAAAAATCACAGCATAGATGTGCTCCCTGCATCCACCGGGAATGTAGTGATTCAGTTGTTCACAGGATTATTATAGTGTTGTTTGAGGAGTGTGGCTGAAAGGTAGTGGTGAGATGCCGAAGCAAGACTACTTCAATATTAAGGCCCTGGATGGTTAAGCTCggtcgtgttcattaggtacAAAGCGAAGTGAACCAGGGaggtactacctgaacttgtctaaTAAGAAACTATTGTTTTAGTTTTCGGTTTTGCTACGGTATGCCATAATGAACATGACAATGGTTACAGAGTTGCTTTTGCCAGACACGTGCAAAGACACACAGGTAGACTTACACGAATACATACtcccacacacacaataacaactATTCAACCATTGTGACCATCATGACCGTTGTGAGAGCATGAAATAAGAAATTATACTTGTATTGTTACTGTAATCATGGAATGTTAAAACTCAAGAAGAAATCATAATAACAGTCTGCACAAAGTTCACAATGGATCACAGAATCcatttcagtacatttatcaaTAAAACATTATTAGAGTGAAACACTGTAAAATACTGGCAATAAAATACAATCAGAAAACCTGTACATTTCTAGCCTGgtaccagatctgtttgtgctcttgcttACTCCATTGCGGCCATAGCTTTCATAATTGTTTGCCAAGAAAATGAGTCACAAAGAGTTTGCATGATAGCACatacagactggcactcaggctagtaCAGTATGTTTCCTCTGATGCTGGTACTTTGGATAGACGTCATTGTGATGGCACAGACGGATCTTACTTCCTCTCCTTCAGCTAAGTAGAGATAACATTATGGACCAACATCTTATACATCAATGTAAGGCATATTACACTAATTTAAAGGGTTACACAATATTAGTGTACCATGATCTGCAATACTTAATATTGATACTACattatctatctactgtaccacATACAAGCAAGACAACTATGCAAAGTCACAAAGGTTGGTTTCTAAGGCAAAGGTTAGTCAGAGTTTGAGTCATACTTTCATAACAAATACATAGAAATGGGATAGTCTGAATTGATACCCCCCATCATCTACCCACGCCTGAAAACAAAATTATCTCTGACATTGTCTTTGCAGAAAGAAAACAATGCTGGTTAAACATGGTTAAGTGGTCATCCTTTAACCTTATTCAGGCCCCCACCAGCTTACCAGGGGCTGTGGATGCAAGCCATATGTTTTCCCTTACAGAATGACAGGCACCCTTTTGAGAGAGTTTTATTATGTCACAGAGGCCATTAACTTTTGGCCAGCCTGCCCTCTCCTGTTTTGATGGGACATTCACAGGCTGAGTCCCAAAAGGCAGCCTTTTccctttagtgcactacttttaacaagggcccatagggctctggtcaaaagtagttcactatatagggaataggatgacaTTTGGAACAAAGTCATACAGTAGTTTACCAGCCCATCAGCACTGGTTAGTGTCCTCCTGTGTCATGGGACTGGCTGATTTACATAACAGGGTTATTACAGGCTTATCAGTAACATTCAAACTAGACTGATTGTTTTCCAAAGAAGCTAATGTGTGGGGACTGACTGACGCAATCAGGAGCTTAAAGGTTTATTTAGTGTGGTGCAACTGCAATGCTTTATGCTTTAGGGCCATTGGCATTATTTATGCTCTGGTGGATGTGCACTGCACTGTTAGATGTTTTTGTAATTTTATCAGTAACTTACTGTATTAATCAACAACATGATACTGTATAAACTGAATACAGCAGATTACCGTAGAAGGCACAGTAAAATACCATACATTTGTTTTACAGCACACTGTAAGACctttctgtaatttcaacagtaaaacattGTAGAGTGCACAGTAAAATACCATAaattgtaagaggctatatttgttgcaccaatgagtgagaatgctgtactcCCACAGAATATggtaatatactgtattttaggaATTCTACAAACCTTGTCCTCTCAACTCTAGAGTAACTTACTGGCCAATTGCTACAAGTAATTTACTGTAATTTATAATACAGTACCAATACCATACTTTTGGAACACTGAAAACCTTTTGAACACTAACAGGTTTGTGGTATTGTTGTTTCtcactcattaacatatttttagGCGTGTCTTATAAgcggctatatttgttgcacccattAGTGAGAGTGCTGTACCAACTGaagtgatatgtggtagtagttCCCTAACAATTAAATGTATATAGGGGATAGAGCTGAGTGGCAGCAAGTCTCAAAAACATTAATGGTTGAGTAGCTAGCCATGTCCTTTTCAaatgttttgccctgtagtcactgTCAGTTTACCAATAGATTTCCAatcattgtgctaatgctagttagcattggctcgtgaaactacctttaacatccttcatactggacacagagacataaaaatggtatctacgagttcatctgactctggggaagtagataaacggcctcattgccaaaatcccaaagtatccctttaaggcctAAAGTGAAAGTGATCTAAAACACCAAATATCGGTATGCTGTAATATAAAATTACATCTTCAATAATAGCAATGCTGATTTTATTTTCGATACAATTCAACAATAAAGTACTGTATTGCTGTTTTGCTATATATTTACTGCAGCATTCTGTAAATTATGGTGAACTATGGAGAATTATTATGGGAGGAGAaagaattgtggtcctctgtagcgcaattggtagagcatggcgcttgtaacgccagggtagtgggttcgatccccgggaccacccatacgtaaaaatgtatgcacacatgactctaagtcactttggataaaagcgtctgctaaatggcatattattatgataTTATTAATTgttggctcattaacatattttaaggCGTGCCTTATAAGTGGCTATACTTGTTGCACCTGTTAGTGAGAGTCCTGTACCAATTTAAGTGACATTGCGTAGTAGTTCCCTAAAAATGTTATGCATAAAGGGAACAGATCAGATTGGTAGTGGGTCTTAAACCTTTTAATGGTTGACTATTTATCCATGTCCGTTtgatctgttttgccctgtaatcAGTTtggccagtttggaagcctttgtttaggCCTCTAGAAGTGATATAAAACACGTAGTATTCATTCAAATGCTGTAATTTGCAAATGCCCACAGTCTACTGCTTGCTCtaatcccttgtaattacagtaagATACTGTATAAATATTTTTGTTACAGTTTAATAGGTCACTTTTACTGTATTGTTCTGTGTTTCATTGTTCAGGAATCAAATTACCGTAAATATCTCAGTATTGTATTGGCACAATCCAGAGATAgtcagaaaaaaaataaaaagatttgatttgatatatcaTGAGATATCTTGTTGTAATTACAATTATTTTGAAGACCAATGCATCCTTAACTATAACAACATTTTCAGCAACGGTTAAAGAAatgttttacttgctatgactgtgataagTTGCTTAGGCCAAGAGTGCCTGCTAAATTACCGGTACCAAAATGTAAATCTAAAAATGAAAACTTGCAAAGAACACTGGGTAATATGTCGCTGCATGGGTAATTCTAGTAATATACTGTAAATTGGATTACAGTAACATTTTTGGTACCGTAAAATGAATTACCGTAAAATGGATTACAGTAgctgtactgtaaaataaattcCAGTAACTTACTGGCCAATTGCTGCCAGTAAGTTGATGTACATTTTAAAGGAAATATTTTACAGTGTAAACATTACAAAGTGGGGAACCCCCAGTTCAAACCCAGCTGGTCTTTAGTCTGCATAACATCAGATAACAATCTGAAAGAACACCAGTCTCTGTTGAGGAGTCTTAGAATGAGCTCTTATTTATTCATGACTGATTGAACTAAACTAAAAGCTTTGTTTTTGGGTCACAAATTACTTGTTGCATTTTTCCTCATGGTGCTCTTTGGTCTTAGTTGTATCTGATGAAGAGAGTGGACCAATGATTCTGATCCTACCAAAATGGCACATGTTTAAAGGAGAGTAAGaatcagtcccaaatggcaccctagtccctatatagtaaaccacttttgaccagagccctatgagccctaggGTAACATTTTGGAATCAACCTGAAGTACAAGGAAACTTGGGGAGTGGGGCTGGGCTGGCTTTAAGCCAAATAGTGTACCGGTATTAACGTCATATTTCTCTCTATAAAAGAATACAAATAAAAAAGCAAAGAGAATTCAGCTGTCCCGCTACTATAATATAGTGCATGGCTTCTTGTCTTTGAAGGGGTTTTCAGAGGCTGGGATACCCATGAGTAGAGGGTCGTATTTAGCGTGTTCTCCACAGTAGTGCATCAGGTCTGCTGAGGCCTTGGACACCTGCAGAAGGGAATCATACAGCAGGTTACTATTGGCAAcacaaggaaacacacacacagagagagaggtcagagaagGCAGTTCTTGCTAGCCTGGCTGACGCAACCCATGCAACTACACAGGAGGACTTTGAGAGCTGGTGTCGGCCAGACTAAGTTCTTGCAGGATGGAAAATGTAATGTCATATACGTATATCTTGGTATATATGAGTTATGTTTGAGAAGCGTACCTTAATTCTCTCAATACTGGCCTCTATTCTCAGCTGCTGGACTGCCCTCCTGGCATGGGCAGTGTTATTGGAACTCTGCATCTTCGAAGACATGTTGGTCTCCACACACCTCTTAAAACACACATACTGGATTCAGTCTTCACCTAGTGTGTAACACCATGGAAAAGAATGAATGAACTGACTGAATTAATTAATATTTAATAGTTATTGGATATACCTTCAACAATTTGGGATAAGCAGCAGTTTGTGAGTGGCTTTATCTGGAAAAACAAAAGAAACGCACAATAAGCCATAATTAAATCACCATTTGTACATTGATATAGGGCAGCATGAAAGATACCCCACTTACATCAGCTGGCCCTTCTTACGTCTTTGCACAGCAGATGGTGTGTTGGAGAGTTACCCAATATGGTTAAGTGTCAGGAACATAACTTTGACAAGCTGCCAAACACAATATACAAACAGGCCAAGGCTAGTAGCAGCTGTTACTCCACTGTCCTTCTCCAGAGTAACTTCCCAAAAGTGACGGTCGGAAGGTAATCTGCAATTTACTCAACCAACAACCTGCAAACAAGCTATCGCACATAATCACATAAAGATTGGCCAAGATGGAAACTGTTGTACAATCCCACACATCATGGGAAGTCTGCGTTGGTCCATAGCAATAAAGACATTGCCTGAGAGGATAGTCTGCTATAGGGGGTCTGTATGTATTAAGAAAGAGATTGCCTGAGGTGTTGGGACTGTTCAAAGGAGAGCACCCGGTCTGTCAGGTTTCTCTCTCACCTTGGAACCTGTGGATTCAGATTGACTGAGTGGGAATCCTTGTCTGGGTCAGAGTTATTGGGGCAAGATGTAGCCTACTTGCTGTATTCTACTATCTCAGCCTGGTCTCATGGACTAGACATAACACAGTAAACGTAAAACCaaaacactcaaattagtatgatatgttacgtttggtatggttagataagacagaaggttacttaaccctctagagtctaagccctgtctaagccaggggagattcactacatggaacaacagatagttccccaaaaaatcaaaaggaagtttgttctgaagtgtctgtcctatatctgagagatataagaaagatcaggatttTTTCATATGTATTTATCCCCTTATTTTAGGAACTAAaccatatactgtatactttcaTTATTTTAACTGGTACGGGGACCTTCAGaggagtcttgtgaggcttgtggacTCAGCCTTCAGCAGAGTGGTCATAATATTGTGTCGGCCAAACCGttgggacgctacagacgttttcatgagaaTACCAcatttcgggatgtctcatggtctgacaaacacgctCTAGCTCtaccacctttcaccgcagatgcagaagggCGATATCGGCAAAtgggtggattgagacacagcccatgtaAAACAccacatatctctagcttaaacaaacagatttttatggggatttttgtattacgttaattagatttccgcggggGCGCAACCATTGTAAGCCAAGggttaaggcaaaaacgaaagttgggtggttggtcggggtggatgggtggacgTACAGTATAacgcgaacatctagcaacccaacggttgcgtgttcaaatctcaATCTTTtgaattttagctaattagccactttgcaactacttactactttttagctgcttttcaactacttagcatgttagctaacccttcaacctaattttttatttttttattttttttgtcatttagcagacgctcttatccagagcgacttacaggagcaattagggttacgtgccttgctcaagggcacagacagatttttcacctagtcggctcggggattagaaccagcgacctttcggttactggcacaacgctcttaaccactaa
This window encodes:
- the LOC121539945 gene encoding guanine nucleotide-binding protein G(I)/G(S)/G(O) subunit gamma-12-like; amino-acid sequence: MSSKMQSSNNTAHARRAVQQLRIEASIERIKVSKASADLMHYCGEHAKYDPLLMGIPASENPFKDKKPCTIL